In a genomic window of Selenomonas ruminantium subsp. lactilytica TAM6421:
- a CDS encoding Dam family site-specific DNA-(adenine-N6)-methyltransferase yields the protein MTFHKSPLNYIGNKYKLLPQLVPLFPQDIGTAVDLFAGGCDVITNIDAKYKVANDRNDKLIELVRWIKETPTDALVDWMDSTIELYGLSKTNQEAYYQLRADYNERNNTAPMLFACICYCFNNQMRFNKQGKFNSAFGKNRSSFNEAIRGRLQQFHDNLQDVALGSSDFRLAYAWYELGEGDFVYCDPPYLISEAYYNESKKGWNGWNEQDDSDLVELLDKLEAQGVKFGMSNLMRHKGKTNEGLLAWSKKYKTYYLDKSYKNCVYCWKPSDEPTQEVYITNI from the coding sequence GTGACTTTTCATAAAAGCCCGCTGAACTATATCGGGAATAAGTATAAGCTGTTACCGCAACTTGTACCTCTGTTCCCGCAAGATATAGGGACGGCGGTTGACCTGTTCGCCGGTGGGTGTGATGTTATCACGAACATTGACGCGAAGTATAAGGTCGCGAATGATAGGAACGACAAACTTATTGAACTGGTGCGCTGGATAAAGGAAACGCCGACTGACGCATTGGTCGATTGGATGGATAGTACGATTGAGCTTTATGGTCTGTCCAAGACAAATCAGGAGGCTTATTACCAGCTCCGCGCTGACTATAACGAGAGAAACAATACGGCTCCGATGCTTTTTGCCTGTATCTGCTACTGCTTCAACAATCAGATGAGGTTCAACAAGCAGGGCAAATTCAATTCGGCATTTGGGAAAAACAGGTCATCGTTCAACGAGGCTATTCGGGGACGCTTACAACAGTTCCACGATAACCTGCAGGACGTTGCTTTGGGTTCGTCTGATTTCCGGCTGGCTTACGCATGGTATGAGCTGGGCGAGGGCGATTTCGTCTATTGCGACCCGCCGTATCTGATTTCTGAGGCTTATTACAACGAGTCAAAGAAGGGCTGGAATGGCTGGAACGAGCAGGATGATTCGGATCTGGTTGAACTGCTGGACAAGCTGGAGGCGCAAGGCGTGAAGTTTGGTATGTCCAATCTTATGCGTCACAAGGGCAAGACCAACGAAGGTCTGCTGGCGTGGAGCAAGAAGTACAAGACATACTATCTCGATAAGTCCTATAAGAACTGCGTGTACTGCTGGAAACCATCTGACGAGCCGACACAAGAGGTCTATATCACAAACATTTGA
- a CDS encoding DNA ligase LigA-related protein: MNLKPVHDRIRQLRLGLMLHSYIYYKLGKSIISDAKWDDRARELVRLQKKFPSVAKKVRFAKLYQDFDGSTGFHLAGEVDAAMIRKAHFLLAIEKEFSK, translated from the coding sequence GTGAACCTGAAACCTGTCCACGACCGCATAAGACAGCTACGGCTCGGGCTGATGTTACACAGCTATATCTATTACAAGCTGGGCAAGTCCATCATATCCGACGCAAAGTGGGATGACAGGGCAAGAGAGCTGGTCAGACTGCAGAAGAAATTTCCATCTGTGGCCAAGAAGGTGCGGTTCGCAAAATTGTATCAGGATTTTGACGGCAGTACAGGTTTTCATCTAGCCGGGGAAGTTGATGCTGCCATGATACGCAAAGCACATTTTTTATTAGCAATAGAAAAGGAGTTTTCCAAATGA
- a CDS encoding single-stranded DNA-binding protein — MNKQEFFGRVVADPQLKVVGGDKQVCSFRLAINGRTKNDPPIFINCEAWGKPAEVIARYCPKGYPLGVVTRMKQHTYEKNGVNITVDDFVVEDFDLLGSKQNEQ, encoded by the coding sequence ATGAATAAACAGGAATTTTTTGGTCGTGTAGTCGCAGACCCGCAGTTGAAAGTGGTCGGTGGGGATAAGCAGGTGTGCTCTTTCCGATTGGCAATCAACGGTCGCACTAAAAATGATCCGCCTATTTTCATCAACTGTGAAGCATGGGGCAAACCTGCAGAGGTTATCGCTCGTTACTGCCCGAAAGGCTACCCGCTGGGGGTTGTTACGCGCATGAAACAACACACTTATGAGAAGAACGGCGTGAATATCACGGTGGACGACTTTGTGGTCGAGGATTTTGACCTGCTGGGGAGCAAACAGAATGAGCAATAA
- a CDS encoding LuxR C-terminal-related transcriptional regulator — MKLDSVIDYLSIGDTDSELIAEECARKYGIGADEVLEEKQRRVEVLEHLKVIMGWLTETQKSVLLLTGAGYNQVEIAEELNTSERMVRFNKKSIQSKLEKETSEDRINFLKGEIERLSQTSRGRHSQLYKDFATELEKRLRLKQSMKMLFVLLTPPESTKEADGKLSMPAYTFERVMRIGEGMRQGIENGKKVMKTIVKCRLPEYMIDTFGDRFTCCTLCATCTRKKDVQGRAGYDKYGLEKQIRPLE, encoded by the coding sequence TTGAAGCTGGATTCTGTAATCGACTATCTCTCCATTGGTGATACAGATAGTGAATTGATAGCAGAAGAATGTGCTCGTAAATACGGCATCGGAGCCGACGAGGTGCTGGAAGAAAAACAGCGCAGAGTAGAAGTGCTGGAACATCTGAAGGTAATCATGGGCTGGTTGACGGAAACGCAAAAGTCTGTCCTGTTGTTGACCGGGGCAGGGTATAATCAGGTGGAGATTGCCGAGGAACTGAACACCAGTGAACGAATGGTGCGGTTTAACAAAAAGTCGATACAGTCAAAACTGGAGAAGGAAACAAGCGAGGATAGGATTAATTTCCTGAAGGGTGAAATCGAAAGACTGTCCCAAACCTCTCGCGGTAGACACAGCCAGTTATACAAGGACTTTGCGACAGAGCTGGAGAAACGGCTACGGTTAAAGCAGAGCATGAAGATGTTGTTTGTGCTTTTGACACCGCCTGAGTCCACAAAAGAGGCCGATGGTAAACTCAGTATGCCAGCTTATACGTTTGAGCGCGTTATGCGTATCGGAGAAGGTATGCGGCAAGGCATCGAGAACGGCAAGAAGGTCATGAAAACCATAGTGAAGTGTCGTTTGCCTGAGTATATGATTGATACATTCGGGGATAGATTTACCTGCTGTACTTTGTGCGCCACCTGTACTCGCAAAAA